One segment of Streptomyces bathyalis DNA contains the following:
- a CDS encoding IS481 family transposase — protein MYHRNARLTVRGRRLLVDRVRSGRPVAHVAREMGISRATAYKWVRRYACEGQAGLADRSSRPHHTPHRTPRALELRVCALRTERKLGPARIGPILGMPPSTVHRVLTRHGLHRLSWLDRPTGRLIRRYERSRPGELVHVDVKKLGRIPEGGGWRVHGREAARAARPQSRHSTGYDYIHSAVDDHSRLAYSEVHPDEKATTCADFIRRAAAHFATLGIDRIERVLTDNAWSYRKSDLWKQALAGLGAVGKRIRPYRPQTNGKVERFNRTLLDEWAYQRPYSSNSERTAALDNFLHAYNHHRCHTALAGQPPISRVNNASGQYT, from the coding sequence GTGTATCACCGTAATGCCCGATTGACCGTTCGCGGGAGGCGGTTGCTGGTCGATCGTGTCCGCTCGGGACGACCAGTGGCCCACGTGGCTCGCGAGATGGGCATCTCACGGGCCACGGCCTACAAATGGGTACGCCGGTACGCCTGTGAAGGCCAGGCCGGTCTGGCCGATCGCTCCAGCCGTCCGCATCACACGCCGCACCGCACACCGCGAGCCCTGGAGTTGCGCGTCTGCGCTCTTCGCACCGAACGGAAACTCGGGCCCGCCCGCATCGGCCCGATCCTGGGCATGCCGCCTTCCACCGTCCACCGGGTCCTGACCCGGCACGGTCTCCACCGTCTGTCCTGGCTGGACCGGCCCACCGGCCGGCTCATCCGCCGCTACGAACGCAGCCGGCCCGGCGAGTTGGTCCATGTCGATGTCAAGAAGCTCGGCCGCATCCCCGAGGGCGGCGGCTGGCGCGTCCACGGCCGGGAGGCAGCCCGGGCGGCCCGGCCGCAAAGCCGCCACAGCACCGGCTACGACTACATCCACTCCGCCGTCGATGACCACTCCCGCCTCGCCTACAGCGAAGTCCACCCCGATGAGAAGGCCACCACCTGCGCGGACTTCATCCGCAGGGCGGCAGCCCACTTCGCCACCCTGGGCATCGACCGCATCGAACGCGTCCTGACCGACAACGCCTGGTCCTACCGCAAGAGCGACCTGTGGAAGCAGGCCCTGGCAGGCCTCGGTGCGGTCGGCAAACGCATTCGCCCCTACCGGCCGCAGACCAACGGCAAGGTGGAGCGCTTCAACCGCACCCTGCTCGACGAATGGGCCTACCAACGGCCCTACAGCAGCAACTCAGAACGCACCGCCGCACTCGACAACTTCCTGCACGCCTACAACCATCACCGGTGCCACACCGCACTGGCAGGCCAGCCACCGATCAGCCGCGTGAACAACGCATCAGGTCAATACACCTAG
- a CDS encoding ATP-grasp domain-containing protein yields the protein MPQGEPATRNPDKGYVALLGWSLNAVEALDRFDRRYVVVAPEWAEEYCVEHDIPYVPWNFERLNDRSMEIAETLQNEGVDVAIPLFEETVEWAGAINSVLLDNPRLYGQAMLLRDKALMKRRAQLGGIRVGIFEEAHDRDDVIRFLKRVNQTLLKLDGDPNDPIHLKAFDKAGCLGHRVIRTPDEVDTIPEEEFPVLMESHLDGWEFAVEAWVHNGKIKFLNISEYVTLGYSVFVPATPELERYRPQITAQIEKLIKTFDIEFGFVHPEYFVTSDGEMYFGEVAYRPPGFKVFELLERAYGFNAYHGLVLAFDPKTTEEEIDAFFPREVVDASGVAGCFGVYPRRRVVSDLQIPEETEDDDYYESHDLSRPLEETVTKRTAFGTHWGLVYFFGDDAYRMRDLLKRQEELDFYV from the coding sequence ATGCCACAGGGCGAACCGGCCACCAGGAACCCGGACAAGGGCTATGTAGCGCTTCTTGGCTGGAGTCTCAATGCGGTGGAAGCGCTCGACCGGTTCGACCGGCGGTACGTCGTCGTGGCGCCGGAGTGGGCCGAGGAGTACTGCGTCGAGCACGACATCCCCTACGTGCCGTGGAATTTCGAACGGCTCAACGACCGCTCCATGGAGATCGCCGAGACTCTGCAGAACGAGGGTGTGGACGTCGCGATCCCGCTGTTCGAGGAAACAGTTGAATGGGCAGGGGCGATCAACTCCGTCCTGCTGGACAACCCGCGTTTGTACGGTCAGGCCATGCTGCTGCGGGACAAGGCGCTGATGAAGCGCCGCGCGCAACTCGGCGGCATCCGGGTCGGAATCTTCGAGGAAGCCCACGACCGGGACGATGTGATCCGCTTCCTCAAGCGCGTCAATCAGACGCTGCTCAAGCTGGACGGTGACCCGAACGATCCGATCCATCTCAAGGCGTTCGACAAGGCAGGATGCCTCGGGCACCGCGTCATCCGCACCCCGGACGAGGTCGACACGATTCCGGAAGAGGAGTTCCCGGTTCTCATGGAATCCCACCTCGACGGCTGGGAGTTCGCGGTCGAGGCGTGGGTACACAACGGGAAGATCAAGTTCCTCAATATCTCCGAATACGTCACGCTGGGATATTCGGTGTTCGTGCCGGCAACCCCGGAACTGGAGCGGTACCGCCCGCAGATCACGGCGCAGATCGAGAAGCTCATCAAGACGTTCGACATCGAGTTCGGCTTCGTGCACCCGGAGTATTTCGTCACCAGTGACGGCGAGATGTACTTCGGCGAGGTCGCCTACCGGCCGCCGGGCTTCAAGGTGTTCGAACTGCTGGAGCGTGCGTACGGGTTCAACGCCTACCATGGGCTGGTGCTGGCCTTCGACCCGAAGACTACCGAGGAGGAGATCGACGCCTTCTTCCCGCGCGAGGTCGTCGACGCGTCCGGGGTCGCCGGCTGCTTCGGTGTCTACCCCCGCCGCCGCGTCGTCAGCGACCTGCAGATTCCGGAGGAGACCGAGGACGACGACTACTACGAGTCGCACGACCTCTCGAGGCCGCTCGAGGAGACTGTCACCAAGAGGACCGCGTTCGGCACCCATTGGGGCCTGGTGTATTTCTTCGGTGATGACGCCTACCGGATGCGCGACCTGTTGAAGAGGCAGGAAGAGCTCGACTTCTACGTCTGA
- a CDS encoding MerR family transcriptional regulator produces MAADNPSTPSSNLDDDDFPAYTMGRAAEMLGTTPAFLRAIGEAHLIVPLRSDGGHRRYSRYQLRLAARARELVDQGTSVEAACRIIILEDQLEEAKRINEQLRAPETSPESKADA; encoded by the coding sequence GTGGCCGCAGACAATCCCTCCACCCCGTCGAGCAACCTCGACGACGACGATTTCCCCGCCTACACCATGGGGCGGGCCGCCGAGATGCTCGGCACGACGCCCGCCTTCCTGCGAGCCATCGGCGAAGCACACTTGATCGTGCCGCTCCGCTCGGACGGTGGGCACCGCCGCTACTCCCGCTACCAACTGAGGCTCGCCGCCCGGGCGCGCGAACTGGTCGACCAGGGGACCTCCGTAGAGGCTGCCTGCCGCATCATCATCCTTGAAGACCAGCTCGAGGAAGCCAAGCGCATCAACGAACAGCTGCGCGCCCCGGAGACCTCCCCGGAATCGAAAGCCGACGCCTGA
- a CDS encoding winged helix-turn-helix domain-containing protein — MAQIPDEQSVVLDAKGLRALAHPVRVQLLGLLRLHGPATATQLAGRLALNSGATSYHLRQLAAAGFVAEDAERGNARERWWRSVHQLTRFSSEAFAECEPEAAMAYLQSVHNSYTMRSQQALNGLQTLPRPWREAFDMSDASLRLTPAEAQEMRDEIWNVVDRYRRAAGDDGPEDADRVWVNVHVLPDVDIAEREAES; from the coding sequence ATGGCACAGATTCCCGATGAGCAGTCCGTCGTCCTGGACGCCAAGGGCCTACGCGCTCTGGCACACCCCGTGCGCGTGCAGCTCCTTGGTCTGCTGCGGCTCCACGGCCCCGCTACTGCCACGCAGTTGGCCGGCCGTTTGGCCTTGAACTCGGGTGCGACCAGCTACCACCTGCGCCAACTCGCTGCGGCCGGCTTCGTTGCCGAGGACGCAGAGAGGGGGAACGCGCGAGAGCGGTGGTGGCGTTCGGTGCACCAGCTGACGCGCTTCAGCTCCGAGGCCTTCGCGGAGTGCGAGCCCGAGGCGGCGATGGCGTATCTGCAGTCGGTCCACAACTCGTACACCATGCGCTCCCAGCAGGCGCTCAACGGCCTGCAGACACTGCCGCGGCCGTGGCGGGAGGCGTTCGACATGAGCGATGCCTCTCTTCGGCTCACCCCGGCGGAGGCCCAGGAGATGCGGGATGAGATCTGGAACGTCGTCGACCGGTATCGACGGGCCGCGGGCGACGACGGGCCCGAGGACGCCGACCGGGTCTGGGTGAACGTCCATGTGCTGCCGGATGTCGACATCGCTGAACGGGAGGCGGAGAGCTGA
- a CDS encoding ArsR family transcriptional regulator codes for MRAVPEPHTGWTFLTNHARVLATIADDQHVRIRDIAAHCRLTERAVQKIIFDLEQGGYLSHVREGRANAYRIEPDKVLRHPAEAGLTVASLLSWLVKDEADRKTARDD; via the coding sequence ATGCGCGCAGTGCCCGAACCTCACACCGGATGGACGTTTCTGACCAACCACGCACGAGTGCTGGCGACCATCGCCGACGATCAGCACGTCCGGATCCGCGATATCGCCGCACACTGCCGGCTGACGGAACGTGCCGTCCAGAAGATCATTTTCGACCTGGAGCAGGGCGGCTACTTGTCCCACGTCCGCGAAGGACGCGCCAATGCGTACCGGATCGAGCCCGACAAGGTGCTGCGGCACCCAGCCGAAGCCGGGCTGACGGTGGCCTCGTTGCTTTCCTGGCTCGTCAAAGACGAAGCCGACCGCAAGACGGCCCGGGACGACTAG
- a CDS encoding Ku protein, with translation MARAVWSGSLTFGLVTLPVQLATATESHTVRFHQLERGTSDRVRNKRVNERTGKEVPYDKIVKGYDTGDGEYVVIEPAELDEITPGRSQAIEISGFVELEAIEPAYFDSTYFLQPRKEHANVYGLLRDALAETGRAGIAVMSMRQKDYLVAVHEQGGVLVMHTLHWADEVRDPHETLDNLPSRSKASAKERKMAAQLIEAMAMEWDPHDFRDRTQERVRELVEAKRTGETVERAEKPPESTNVVDLMSMLEASVDQARSGRTSKGSKKTGQAKAGGSRKSGKKKSQPDLGELTRDELYQLATDAEVPGRSRMNRAELEKAVARSARSAA, from the coding sequence ATGGCACGCGCAGTGTGGTCCGGATCGCTGACATTCGGCCTTGTCACTCTTCCCGTCCAACTCGCCACGGCGACCGAATCCCATACCGTCCGCTTCCACCAGCTGGAACGTGGCACCTCCGACCGGGTACGCAACAAGAGGGTGAACGAACGCACCGGCAAAGAGGTCCCCTACGACAAGATCGTCAAGGGTTACGACACAGGGGACGGCGAGTATGTGGTCATCGAGCCGGCGGAGCTCGACGAGATCACTCCCGGACGGTCCCAGGCCATCGAGATCTCCGGATTCGTGGAGCTGGAGGCCATCGAGCCCGCCTACTTCGACAGCACGTACTTCCTTCAGCCGCGTAAGGAACACGCCAACGTCTACGGCCTGTTGCGAGACGCCCTGGCAGAAACCGGGCGGGCAGGGATCGCCGTCATGAGCATGCGGCAGAAGGACTACCTCGTCGCGGTCCATGAGCAGGGCGGGGTACTGGTCATGCACACACTCCACTGGGCTGATGAGGTCCGCGACCCGCACGAGACGCTGGACAATCTGCCCTCGCGATCCAAGGCGTCGGCGAAGGAACGGAAGATGGCCGCGCAGCTGATCGAAGCCATGGCGATGGAGTGGGACCCGCATGACTTCCGGGACCGCACCCAGGAGCGAGTGCGGGAGCTGGTCGAGGCGAAACGGACGGGGGAGACGGTGGAGAGGGCGGAGAAGCCCCCGGAGTCCACGAATGTCGTCGATCTGATGTCGATGCTGGAGGCGTCGGTGGACCAGGCCCGCTCCGGCCGCACGAGTAAGGGGTCGAAGAAGACCGGTCAGGCCAAGGCCGGGGGGAGCAGGAAGTCGGGCAAGAAGAAGTCCCAGCCGGACCTGGGGGAGCTGACGAGGGACGAGCTGTACCAGCTCGCCACCGACGCCGAGGTTCCCGGCCGCTCCCGCATGAATCGCGCCGAATTGGAGAAGGCTGTCGCCCGGAGTGCCAGGAGCGCCGCCTGA
- a CDS encoding CBS domain-containing protein — protein sequence MTTARDIMTPGAECIGEEESVLQAAKKMQQLGVGALPICGTDNKLKGVLTDRDIVVKVLATGKEPGQTKAGELQQAEAVTIGADDDAEEVMATMAEHKVRRLPVIDGRDLVGMVAQADVARALSDPKVGELVEALSSD from the coding sequence ATGACAACTGCGCGAGACATCATGACGCCGGGCGCCGAGTGCATCGGCGAAGAAGAGTCTGTGCTCCAGGCGGCCAAGAAGATGCAGCAGCTGGGGGTGGGTGCTCTGCCCATCTGCGGGACGGACAACAAGCTCAAAGGCGTTCTCACCGACAGGGACATCGTGGTGAAGGTCCTGGCAACGGGTAAGGAGCCCGGCCAGACGAAGGCGGGCGAACTTCAGCAGGCAGAGGCCGTCACGATCGGCGCCGACGACGACGCGGAGGAGGTCATGGCGACGATGGCCGAGCACAAGGTGCGGCGGCTCCCGGTCATCGACGGGCGCGACCTGGTCGGCATGGTTGCCCAGGCAGACGTCGCGCGTGCTCTCTCTGATCCGAAGGTCGGAGAACTCGTCGAGGCTCTCTCCTCCGACTGA
- a CDS encoding plasmid stabilization protein, with protein sequence MPAGANAKRERQYEHIKEGAKKRGASSGRAKEMASRTVNKERARTGEAKRASRTSTAGKSAPERGGKRSGNRMGPKGGPTRDQLYNEAKQRNIQGRSTMNKRQLERALGR encoded by the coding sequence ATGCCTGCAGGAGCCAATGCCAAGCGCGAGCGGCAATACGAGCACATCAAGGAAGGCGCGAAGAAGCGTGGTGCTTCCAGTGGCCGTGCCAAGGAGATGGCCTCGCGGACGGTGAACAAGGAGCGTGCGCGTACCGGCGAAGCCAAGCGGGCGAGCCGTACGTCCACAGCCGGCAAGTCCGCCCCCGAACGAGGTGGCAAGCGCTCCGGCAACCGCATGGGCCCCAAGGGCGGTCCTACTCGCGACCAGCTCTACAACGAGGCCAAGCAGCGCAACATCCAGGGCCGCTCAACCATGAACAAGCGCCAGCTGGAGCGGGCCCTCGGCCGCTGA
- a CDS encoding PP2C family protein-serine/threonine phosphatase, whose protein sequence is MSSARDHLLSLLLVDSHVMPLERVAARVAEHAEEVGFIGVRIYLADVQERVLRLLSGPGLTRGRDREETELQVEGTVPGRAFQYGEVVRTEKSAQDGTLWWIPLLDGTERLGVVRARTASDDTDTLAGLKALAALVALLVVSKRHYSDAHARLVRSTKMNVPAEMQWTLMPPRTYADDRVVLGAVMEPAYQVSGDAFDYATSGEVVHLAVYDAMGHDVAAGLTANLAMATARSQRRAGRTLQEVAEEVGRMLVTQFDGDRFVTAVLADLDTRTGQLTWANYGHYPPVIIRGGRSTPQLECRPGPPLGTDFSFHGDLCQESLEPGDRVVFYTDGITEARSPAGQEFGLARFLDFLIRQHADGLPVPETLRRLMMRILQHHDDQLDDDATVLLAEWNGPGAFRADEVEARTGLPPSEDDQLKH, encoded by the coding sequence ATGTCGAGCGCGCGGGACCACCTGCTGAGCCTGCTGCTGGTCGACAGCCATGTGATGCCGCTGGAGCGGGTGGCCGCCCGCGTCGCCGAGCACGCCGAAGAGGTGGGGTTCATCGGCGTACGGATCTACCTGGCTGACGTGCAGGAACGCGTACTACGCCTGCTGAGCGGACCGGGGCTCACCCGTGGGCGGGACCGCGAGGAGACCGAACTCCAGGTGGAAGGGACGGTGCCCGGGCGAGCCTTCCAGTATGGAGAGGTGGTCAGGACGGAGAAGTCCGCCCAGGACGGCACCCTGTGGTGGATCCCGCTGCTGGACGGCACCGAACGGCTGGGGGTCGTCCGGGCAAGGACGGCCTCGGACGACACCGACACGCTGGCCGGCCTCAAAGCCCTGGCCGCACTCGTGGCCCTCCTTGTGGTCAGCAAGCGCCACTACAGCGACGCCCACGCCCGCCTGGTGCGGAGCACGAAGATGAACGTCCCGGCCGAGATGCAGTGGACGTTGATGCCGCCCCGCACCTACGCGGACGATCGGGTCGTGCTCGGGGCCGTGATGGAGCCCGCCTACCAGGTCAGCGGCGACGCATTCGACTACGCGACCTCCGGCGAGGTCGTCCACCTGGCGGTCTATGACGCCATGGGACACGACGTCGCCGCGGGATTGACCGCGAACCTCGCCATGGCCACCGCCCGCAGTCAGCGACGTGCCGGCCGGACCCTGCAGGAAGTGGCGGAGGAGGTGGGCCGCATGCTGGTCACGCAGTTCGACGGGGACCGGTTCGTCACCGCGGTACTGGCAGACCTCGACACCCGCACCGGACAGCTGACATGGGCGAACTACGGCCACTACCCGCCAGTGATCATCCGCGGTGGCAGATCGACCCCTCAGCTCGAATGCCGGCCCGGGCCGCCGCTCGGCACCGACTTCAGCTTCCACGGAGACCTGTGTCAGGAGTCACTGGAGCCGGGCGACCGGGTCGTCTTCTACACGGACGGAATCACCGAGGCTCGCAGCCCCGCGGGCCAGGAATTCGGCCTGGCCCGCTTCCTCGACTTCCTCATCCGGCAGCACGCGGACGGTCTGCCCGTCCCGGAGACGCTGAGACGGCTGATGATGAGGATCCTCCAACACCACGATGACCAACTGGACGACGACGCGACGGTGTTGCTGGCCGAGTGGAACGGACCGGGCGCCTTCCGTGCCGACGAGGTCGAGGCCCGCACAGGGCTGCCGCCCAGCGAGGACGATCAGCTGAAGCACTAG
- a CDS encoding SDR family oxidoreductase: MSGSGPEHPTRQQPQPPFPQQDDEHPGYTERMSPRPDHGEETYKGTGRLTDRKTVITGGDSGIGRAVALAFAREGADVLLTCLPEEEGEAEETVRLVEAAGRRAVPLACDIREEEECRRVVDTAVEEFGRIDVLVNNAAFQMSQPDGIEAITTDQFDRVVRTNLYGMFWLCKLALPHIPEGGTVINTTSVQAYKPSPHLLDYAMTKGAIATFTQGLAAMLIERGIRVNAVAPGPVWTPLIPSTLPDTTEFGKQSPLGRAGQPAEMAPAYVFLASPESSYITAEIINATGGTPLP; this comes from the coding sequence ATGTCCGGATCCGGCCCGGAGCACCCGACGCGTCAGCAGCCCCAGCCGCCGTTCCCTCAGCAGGACGACGAACATCCCGGCTACACCGAGCGCATGAGCCCGCGCCCCGACCACGGCGAGGAGACCTACAAGGGCACTGGCCGCCTCACCGACCGCAAGACCGTGATCACCGGCGGGGACTCGGGCATCGGCCGAGCGGTGGCACTGGCATTCGCGCGCGAAGGCGCGGACGTGCTGCTGACCTGTCTGCCGGAGGAAGAAGGCGAGGCGGAGGAGACGGTCCGCCTCGTGGAGGCCGCCGGACGGCGTGCCGTCCCTCTGGCCTGCGACATCAGGGAGGAAGAGGAGTGCCGGCGGGTCGTGGACACAGCGGTCGAGGAGTTCGGCCGGATCGACGTCCTGGTCAACAACGCGGCATTCCAGATGTCCCAGCCGGACGGCATCGAGGCCATCACCACCGACCAGTTCGACCGCGTCGTACGCACCAACCTGTACGGCATGTTCTGGCTGTGCAAGCTCGCCCTTCCGCACATTCCCGAGGGCGGAACCGTCATCAACACGACGTCGGTGCAGGCGTACAAGCCCAGCCCGCATCTGCTGGACTACGCGATGACCAAGGGCGCGATCGCCACGTTCACTCAGGGGCTGGCCGCGATGCTCATCGAGCGCGGCATCCGCGTCAACGCCGTGGCTCCAGGCCCTGTCTGGACGCCGCTGATTCCCTCGACGCTGCCGGACACCACCGAGTTCGGCAAGCAGAGCCCCCTCGGCCGGGCGGGCCAGCCCGCCGAAATGGCGCCGGCGTACGTGTTCCTCGCCTCCCCCGAATCCAGCTACATCACCGCCGAGATCATCAATGCCACCGGCGGCACGCCCCTTCCCTGA
- a CDS encoding HemK2/MTQ2 family protein methyltransferase, translating to MWLLRPPGVYAPQGDSELLLEALRYAAVPAGARMLDVFTGSGVVAFGGARLGAAEVHAVDLSFRATLAARWNAGLRGLPLTVHRGDFLDHAVGRFDVVSANPPYVPTGHPARTRKRRDRAWDAGEDGRECVDRLCRAAPHLLRAGGVLLMVHSDICDTRRTVRLLQEAGLKASVAARRRQAFGPVLRRRALLLEQKQLIAPGQREEELVVIRAELVSPAGA from the coding sequence GTGTGGCTGCTGAGACCGCCGGGGGTGTATGCCCCGCAAGGCGATTCCGAACTGCTGCTGGAAGCGCTCCGGTATGCCGCCGTCCCTGCGGGGGCGCGCATGCTGGACGTGTTCACCGGCAGCGGCGTGGTGGCTTTCGGCGGGGCCCGGCTCGGCGCGGCCGAGGTTCATGCCGTCGACCTCTCGTTCCGCGCCACTCTGGCAGCCCGTTGGAACGCCGGCCTGCGGGGGCTTCCACTCACCGTCCACCGCGGTGACTTCCTCGATCACGCAGTCGGGCGCTTCGACGTCGTGTCGGCCAATCCGCCCTATGTCCCCACCGGACACCCGGCCCGTACCCGTAAACGCAGGGACCGTGCCTGGGATGCCGGTGAGGACGGCAGGGAGTGCGTGGACCGTCTGTGCCGTGCGGCTCCGCATCTGCTGAGGGCAGGCGGGGTGCTGCTGATGGTGCATTCAGACATCTGCGACACCCGTCGGACGGTCCGGTTGCTGCAGGAGGCCGGGTTGAAGGCATCTGTCGCGGCCCGCAGACGGCAGGCGTTCGGTCCGGTCCTGCGTCGCCGGGCGCTGTTGCTGGAGCAGAAGCAGCTGATAGCCCCCGGTCAACGAGAAGAGGAACTGGTGGTCATACGTGCCGAACTCGTCTCCCCAGCCGGAGCCTGA
- a CDS encoding glutamate--cysteine ligase — translation MVIDQGGPVLIEGPVEVDLGEGRTAVSDRFVVALCACRRSRNYPWCDTSHRRRPRDRQGAVRGGEADAERAERATDRTLSPSHSAKAAPAPGALTMGVEEEFLLVDEVGGRSVPAGAEVIDEAGKGPALPNGMRIEPELLASQVELASGVCNDLRALAEQLNVGRRLLAEAARRKRRMLISTGTPVRESGPVTLTSGALPEQTGGTYAGLLSDYEACGCHVHVGVADEETAVAVTNHVRGWLPTLLALSANSPFHAGRDTGYASWRMVLQSRFPGSGVPPYFPSAAACRDRLEQLVECGTLADVGQSFWLARPSPLSPAVEFRVADAATPVEEAVLQAALSRALVHTALTALSDGREPATVTDQVAAAVWSAARHGLNGPGIHPQQGRRAPAVALAQELLHHVTPALEEAGDLNFVRHQLDVLVDQGTGAQRQRADASALKGATAVVERLADETARPAGEIRSHSTPTSSGLPATARRNP, via the coding sequence GTGGTGATCGACCAGGGTGGGCCGGTACTGATCGAGGGCCCCGTCGAGGTGGACCTCGGCGAGGGCCGGACGGCGGTCTCGGACCGCTTCGTCGTGGCGCTGTGCGCCTGTCGGCGCAGCCGCAACTACCCCTGGTGCGACACGAGCCACCGCCGTCGACCCCGCGATCGGCAAGGTGCCGTTCGCGGAGGCGAGGCAGACGCCGAACGTGCCGAGAGGGCCACCGACCGGACCTTGAGCCCGTCACACTCTGCGAAGGCCGCCCCGGCGCCGGGTGCCCTCACGATGGGTGTGGAGGAGGAGTTCCTCCTCGTTGACGAGGTCGGTGGCCGATCCGTGCCGGCCGGCGCCGAAGTCATCGATGAAGCAGGCAAAGGCCCCGCACTGCCGAACGGAATGCGGATCGAGCCGGAACTGCTGGCCAGCCAGGTCGAGTTGGCCTCCGGCGTCTGCAATGACCTTCGGGCGCTGGCGGAACAGCTGAACGTCGGAAGGCGGCTCCTGGCCGAAGCGGCTCGCCGCAAGCGCCGAATGCTGATCTCCACGGGCACGCCGGTGCGCGAGAGCGGCCCGGTGACTCTCACCTCCGGTGCACTCCCTGAGCAGACGGGCGGGACCTACGCGGGCCTCCTCAGCGACTACGAGGCCTGCGGATGCCATGTGCATGTGGGCGTCGCCGACGAGGAGACAGCCGTGGCGGTGACCAACCACGTGCGCGGCTGGCTCCCCACCCTTCTCGCCCTGTCTGCCAACTCCCCTTTCCACGCCGGCCGGGACACCGGGTACGCGAGCTGGCGCATGGTGCTTCAGTCCCGCTTTCCCGGCTCAGGGGTGCCTCCGTACTTCCCGTCCGCAGCGGCCTGCCGCGATCGACTCGAGCAGCTGGTCGAGTGCGGCACGCTCGCGGACGTCGGACAGAGCTTCTGGCTGGCCCGGCCCTCGCCCTTGTCTCCCGCGGTGGAGTTCCGCGTGGCTGACGCCGCCACGCCGGTGGAGGAGGCCGTTCTGCAAGCGGCGCTCTCGCGCGCGTTGGTGCACACCGCGCTGACAGCTCTGTCGGACGGGAGAGAACCGGCGACGGTGACGGACCAGGTGGCAGCGGCCGTCTGGTCGGCTGCGCGCCATGGGCTGAACGGTCCCGGCATTCATCCGCAGCAGGGACGCAGAGCTCCGGCCGTCGCGCTCGCCCAGGAACTCCTGCACCACGTGACACCTGCCCTCGAGGAGGCCGGCGACCTGAACTTCGTACGGCATCAGCTGGACGTACTCGTGGACCAGGGAACGGGCGCGCAGCGGCAGCGGGCCGACGCCTCGGCCCTCAAGGGCGCGACCGCAGTCGTCGAACGCCTCGCCGATGAAACCGCCCGGCCGGCCGGGGAGATCCGGTCGCACAGCACACCTACGTCGTCCGGCCTTCCGGCGACCGCTCGGAGGAACCCATGA
- a CDS encoding iron-containing redox enzyme family protein, producing the protein MTAAAVPTPARHHGAAAMPPPRGPLSAAVFDALRRTPGSQHPQWPTVAAAGPFSEDVHLALHLCYELHYRGLRDVDPAWEWDPELLRLRAQLEQEFLNGLRTAVAGGDDVAGELDALLVEPVGGSGTSRRLAERGEWWQMREYLVHRSVYHHKEADPHAWAIPRLHGRAKASLVAVEYDEFGAGRPERVHAQLFVDLLAGAGLEPGYLHYLNDVPAPALALVNMMSLFGLHRGLRGALVGHFAVVETTSAPGSRRMVQALERMQAHPSCVHFYSEHVEADAVHEQVVRRDVIGGLLDEEPELAPDVVLGIQATNLLEEHLARHLDTAWDQGATSLRRPPGE; encoded by the coding sequence ATGACCGCCGCCGCTGTTCCGACGCCGGCCCGGCACCACGGCGCGGCAGCCATGCCCCCGCCACGGGGCCCGCTCTCCGCGGCCGTATTCGACGCACTTCGCCGCACACCGGGCTCTCAGCACCCGCAGTGGCCGACCGTCGCTGCCGCGGGCCCATTCAGCGAGGACGTGCACCTGGCCCTGCACCTTTGCTACGAACTGCACTACCGGGGGCTCAGGGACGTCGATCCGGCGTGGGAGTGGGACCCTGAACTGCTGCGGCTGCGAGCGCAGTTGGAGCAGGAGTTCCTGAACGGGCTGCGCACGGCCGTCGCCGGAGGAGACGACGTCGCAGGAGAGCTGGACGCGCTGCTGGTGGAACCCGTGGGTGGCTCCGGAACATCGCGCCGCCTGGCTGAGCGCGGCGAGTGGTGGCAGATGCGGGAGTACCTCGTCCATCGCTCCGTCTACCACCACAAGGAGGCCGACCCCCATGCCTGGGCCATCCCTCGTCTGCACGGGCGGGCCAAGGCGTCGCTCGTGGCAGTCGAGTACGACGAGTTCGGCGCGGGCCGGCCGGAGCGGGTGCACGCCCAGCTGTTCGTCGACCTTCTCGCCGGGGCGGGGCTGGAGCCCGGATACCTCCACTATCTGAACGATGTTCCCGCGCCGGCTCTCGCGCTCGTCAACATGATGTCGCTGTTCGGTCTGCACCGTGGGCTGCGCGGGGCGCTCGTCGGTCACTTCGCCGTGGTCGAGACCACCAGTGCCCCGGGCTCGCGTCGCATGGTCCAGGCGCTGGAGCGGATGCAGGCCCACCCTTCCTGCGTCCACTTCTACAGCGAGCACGTCGAAGCCGACGCGGTGCACGAGCAGGTCGTGCGACGGGACGTCATCGGTGGCCTCCTCGACGAGGAACCCGAGCTCGCGCCGGACGTCGTCCTGGGAATCCAGGCCACCAACCTGCTCGAGGAGCATCTGGCCCGCCATCTCGACACCGCGTGGGACCAGGGCGCCACTTCGCTGCGACGCCCCCCGGGCGAGTGA